The genomic segment ACGAGATTCACGCACCAGTGATCCTGGCCGGATCGCAATTCACGCCGTACCTGAGTGTGCCGGGTGCCGAGGACGCGTTCGCCCTGACCTCCGCCTCGAAGGCGTGGAACCTTTCCGGACTCAAGGCGGCCCTGGCCATCGCCGGGCCGGAGGCGGCGGCGGATCTGCAGCGGATGCCGGAAGAAGTCAGCCACGGACCGAGCCACCTGGGCGTCATCGCGCACGCGGAAGCGTTCCGGACCGGCGACGACTGGCTCGACGCGCTACTGCAGGGCCTGGACGCCAACCGGACGTTACTCAGCGACCTGGTCGCCCAACACCTTCCACAAGTGGAATATCAAGGCACACAGGGCACTTACCTGGCCTGGCTTGATTGCCGCCGGCTCGGCTTCACCGAGGATGCCGACGATGGCCTCGCGGTGGTGGCCGACCTGTCCGGGCCGGCTCGCTGGTTTCTCGACCACGCCCGTGTCGCGCTCAGCTCCGGCCATGTGTTCGGCACCGGCGGCGCCGGCCATGTGCGGCTGAATTTCGCTACCTCGCAAGCGATTCTCACCGAGGCGGTATCACGCATGGGCCGTGCACTCGTCGACGCCCAGTAATACTGCGCGACAACGTCTTTCATCTATAGGGAAATTTCCTCGGTGCCGCGGCCCAAATTGCGGAATCCCTCGGCCGGCTTCTCGAAGCCCAGGATGAAGGGCAACGAATTCAGCTCGAATTTCGCCTTGGCGCCGAGGCGTCCGGACAAGCTGCGTTTTGCCAACAGCGGTGGCACCTCGGAGACCGACAGATCGATGTAGTGTGTCGACGTTTCTCCGATCCCCTCGTGGGTCAACGGCCGGCAAAGCTTGCGGACCGAGTCGTCGAGACCTTGGACGACGGCGTCCGTCATCAGCACATGATGTCCGCGATCAGCAGCACGCCGCGCCGGATGGCCATAAATTCGCTAGTTTGGTGGCCTGCCAGGTTCTCCCCCAATGAAATTTCGTACTGGACGAAGCGGCGTAGCGGAGAGAGGCTAGCAGGGGTGCCCGTTCACCGGAGGAGCTGAATATGGATGTGCTGCGAACCCCGGACTCCCGATTCGAAAACTTGGAAGGCTATCCGTTCGTAGCGAACTACATTGAGGTGGCGGCAAGCGATTCCCCGCCGGTGCGCATGCACTTTCTCGACGAGGGGCCGGCCGACGGCCCGCCGATCGTGCTACTGCACGGCGAGCCCACCTGGAGCTATCTGTACCGCACGATGATTCCGCCGCTGGTTGATGCGGGAAACCGCGTGCTCGCGCCCGACCTGATCGGCTTTGGCCGCTCCGACAAGCCCAGCCGGATCGAGGATTACACCTACCTGCGCCATGTCGAGTGGGTGACGGCATGGTTCGAGCGGCTGCGCCTGAAGGAAGTCACGCTGTTCGTCCAGGACTGGGGATCGCTGATCGGTCTGCGCATCGCCGCCGAGCAGGGTGAACGGATCGCGCGCATCGTCGTGGCGAACGGCTTTCTGCCCGCGGTCCAGCGGAAGCCCTCTCCGGGGTTCCTGGCGTGGCGGGCCTTTGCGCGCTACTCCCCCGTGCTGCCCGCGGGTCGCATCGTGGCGGCGGGCACCGTCCGCAGGGTTCCGCCCAAGGTGCGCGCCGGCTATGACGCCCCCTTTCCGGACAAGACGTATCAAGCCGGGGCCCGGGCATTTCCGCAGCTGGTCCCGACTTCACCCGACGACCCGGCCGTTCCGGCCAATCGCGCCGCCTGGGACGCGCTGGGCCGATGGGAGAAACCCTTCCTCGCCATCTTCGGGGCTCGCGACCCGATTCTGGGGCAGGCCGACCGGCCCCTGATCAAGCACGTCCCGGGGGCGGCCGGCCAGCCTCATGCCCGCATCCGGGCTAGTCACTTCATCCAGGAAGACAGCGGGCCCGAACTGGCCGAACGGGTCCTCGCCTGGCAGAAGCCCTTGCTATGAAACGTCACCGGGCGTCGGCTAGTCGCGCGACACCGCGCATGACGACCCCGCTGACCGCGCGGCTGAACTGATCGCTCGTTGTCCCGCCGCCGGACAATTTTTCTGTTGTCGCCGGACCTCGAGTGCAACGATCAGCCAATGGACATGATGACGATGGGCCTGATGGGCACGGTGGTGGGTGCTTCGGCCATGGGCATCGCGGGCATCGCGAAGTCGACCGTCGACCACCTGCTCCCCGGGATGGCGCTAAACGGCAACAACAAGCATCAGATGCGGAGCCAAATACATTCGCAGCGATGCGATGCGATCCAACAATGGCGCAGCGGCCTGGCCGGGGCTCGTGATGCCTACCGGCAGTGGGCCTGCGGACCGCGCGTCGACGATCCGCCCAACGTCGTCGGCGACGAGTGGTTCGAGGGCTTGCGGCCCCACCTACCGACCACCGGCGAAGCGGCCAAGTTTCGCACCGCCCACGAAGTCCACTGCGATAACCCGACTCTGATGCAGCTTTCGCTGGAGATCGGACGGGTGGAAAAGGAGTGGACCGAAGAAGCGAAGGGCCGTCGACGCCGAAGGCGAAACCGCCAATAGCACGAATGGCCAGATTCATTTGACAACACTAGACTCTCTGTATGATCGCTGATCCCCGTGCCGGACTACGTTAGGACGGTCCGCAATGGGTCGAAAAGGTTGGGGCGGAGCGCCACCCGCTGATGATGAGGAAGCGCGCAAGCGCATCATCGATGCGGCCCTGCGCAGCATGGAGCGGCGGGGGCCAAAACACACCAGCCTGTCCGTGATCGCGGACGACCTCGGCGTCACGCGCCCCACCGTCTACCGCTACTTCGCCACTTTGGACGAGTTGGTAACGGCGGCAAGCGACGTCGCCCTGGGAGGCTGGACCGCGCGGATCGCCGATCTCACCGCAGGCAATGGTGAGCCGGTCGAGCTGTTGGTCGAGGCCGTCGCCTACCTCGTGGAGCAATTGCCCAATGAGCCGGTGCTGATGATGCTGCTGGAGACCGACCAGAGCCGGCTGATGAGTCGGCAGATGGTGTTGGGCGAATCCATCCGGCGATCACGCGTGATCCTCGAGCGCACCGAAATCGATTGGGCTGCATTGGGTTATCGTGGCAGAGATTTCGACGATCTGGTCGAGTACCTGCTGCGCATCATCCAGTCGATGGTTCTGGTCCCGTCGGACCCGCCACGGTCGGCGGGACAGTTACGCGCCGTGCTGCGGCATTGGATCGGGCCGGTGGTGAAGACTCCGCCGGCCCGCAAGAAGCGCTAGGACGGCTTGCGCGGCGCCTCGGAGATTGGGACGACCGCCGCGGCCGGTTGTTCGGGCAAGTCGTCGGCGTGGAACCAGCGAAACGACATCAACCCTTCCGGGTGATCCTTGGTCGAGATGGCGTTGGGGTGGTCGAGCTCTTCGCGGCTGATCACGATGGTGATACTGCCGTCCCGGTTAGGTACAGCGGTGCCGGAATTGATTCCGCCACGGCCGTATTCGAGGTCGGGTGCTGCCATGTACTGGTTCCACAGCGTGAGGTTCCAGAACCGGCACTTCGGGTGGTGCGACGTGATCACCAGCGCCTCGCCGGGCTCGAGAGCGTACGCGCCCAGGCTGTAGACCGCGTTTTGCATCGAGTAACCGTGCGTGGCGGCACCGGCCCGGTACGGCGGGGCAAGAACATTGTGCGAGAGGTTTTGCCCGTCGGCGAGTTCGGTCGGCTTGCGCTCTTGCAGCACCAGCGGCACGATCGCGAACATGTCCTGGGTGTAGCGCAGCGCCGAGCGCAACGACTGAGCCACTGCCGCATCGGTTTTCAGTGGCTGGACAGGCAAGTCGCCGTGGTAGATGACCTCGATCGACCAGTCGACGCGTCGGCTGTGAGCGGGGTCTTCGTGGTAGTCCCGGGTGAGCACCCCATGCGCGTCCTCGTCGAGAGCGATGAAGGGCCCGTCGTAGTCCCGCGGACGTTCGGGGCCCAGGATGCAGGAGAAGCGCCGGTCCTCATCTAGCGGCATGTCCTCGTCGTGGAGCACGCCGATGGTGCGGTTGGGCCATGCCCCGGGTTCGGGTTCGTTGTACACAGCGACCGAGTACATCACGCTCTCGTTCGGCGTTCCGCTGATGCGGTAGGTGCGCCGCGGGTCGATGACGACGTAGCTGTAATACGCGTCGGTGTTGTCCCCGCCCCAGCGGCGGTCACGGCGAAACGGCGTCAGCACATCGTGGAACCGAGGCGCCACCGGGTCCGCGAACAACGTCACGTCCAACGACAAGCCCAGCATTGTGGCGAGGAACTCGTAGCCCTCGGCGACGGCCAATTCTCCGCGCACCGCCTTGGGGCCTTCGAGGAACAGATTCTCGAAATCAGCGAAGGCGGTGAGCAGTTCGCGCCATGCGGCTGAGCTTTGTGGATTGGCCATGAGCAGCATCATAAGCGGGCCTCAAAATACAGCACAACGTCCCTTGTAAAATGTGTAACGACGTAGGTATGGTCCGGAGGTGAGCGACGCGATCCACATCACCGATCTCGCCAAGCCGACATTCACGCCCGAAGCCCAGGCAATCATCGACGGCATGGCCGCGATGGCCGACTATTGTCCGCTGAGCACCGATGCCCTGCACGAACAAGCCACGGCCCAGACGGGTTTGACCGACTTCGGCGAACAGGATTATCGGGAGCGGATGGCGGTCCTGCTCGAGGCGTTCCACGAATTGCCGCGGCTGACCCCGTTCGGCCGCACCTACGCGTTCTCGCTGATGCTGACGTTCCTCAAGGGCAGGCTGCGGGTCATCGACCATCTCAAGCGGCACCCCGAGATCTTCGACGTCCGCATCGAAGCGCCCATGGTGATCGCCGGGCTGCCGCGCACCGGCACCACTCATCTGCACAGCCTGTTGGCGGCCGATCCTGCGCTGCGCTCACTTCCGTACTGGGAAGCCCAGGAGCCACTGCCCGCGCCCGGCGAGGAAGGCACCATTGAGCCTCGTCGCCAGCGCACCGGCGACGCCCTCACCATCTCCAACACGCTGATGCCGTACTTCACGCTGATGCACGAGATGACGACCGACCATATCCACGAAGACATCGGGCTGATGGTGCAGGATTTTTCGAGCGGCTTCTTCACCACGCTCACCCATCTGCCGCGCTGGTCGGATTACCTGCGCGAGCACGACCAGACCCCGGCCTACCAGTTTCTGCGCATGATGCTGCAGGTGCTGCAGCATCAAGACGGCTACCAGCGCCGCTGGGTGCTCAAGTCGCCGCAGCATCTCGAGCAGTTCATCCCAATCCTCAACGTATTTCCCGACGCAACGTTCATCGTCACCCACCGCGACCCCGTCGATGTCGCGGTGTCGATGGCCACGATGATGACCTACACCATGCGTATGAGCGTCGACGAGGTTGACGTGCACACCGTGGCCGAATACTGGATCACCCGCATCGACGAGCTGCTCAGCGCGTGCATGCGTGACCATGATCGGCTGCCCGCCGACCGCACCATCGACGTCCGCTTCGACGAGTTCATGGCCGACGACCTGGCGATGGCACAACGGGTCTGGGACACGGCCGGCTACTCACCGTCCGAGGAGTCGAGAAAGGCTGTGGCACAGTACGTGGCCGGCCATGAGCGCGGTCGGCTGGGTCGCGTCGAGTACCATCCCGAAGACCTGGAGCTCGACAAGGACGAGCTGCGTCGGCGGTTCGCCCCGTACGTCGAGCGGTTCGTCAAACCGGCTGCCGCGAGCTCGGCGTAGCCGCCTGGCGCGACGCCGTTGCGGTCCCGGCGAGAACGACCTCCCTAGCTAACCGCGGTGTACCACCGAACGACGTCCCCGCCGTGCTTCCAACGCTCGAACCACTGATCGGCGAATTTCGGCAGCGGCTCGTGTTCCGGTTTGTGATAAGGAGTTTGGCTCATCAGCACACGTCCTGCCGCGACAAGTATCTGCTTGCGCGGCACGCTCGCGAAGGCCGACGGAACCGGTCGACTGCCCGACGCCAGCTTGCTCTTGAGGTTCTCCCAGGCCCCGTAGGCGGGAAGGAGCATTCGCGCGTCGACCTTGCGATCGCTTAGTGGCACGTGCACGTTGACACCGTCGACGATGACAGCCATGACCCGCAGCAGATGCTTGACCACTGCCGGCAAGACACGAATGCGATACCAGTTGTCGCCGACGACGGCGTCGTAAATCACCAGTGCCGAGCTGCGGTGCTCGACCTCTTCGACGAAGTGCCACAAGAACAATGACGCCACTCGGTCGTCGCCCGGACGGAACAGTGTCGCCTCGTTGTCGAGCATCAGCTTGAACGACGGCGTGAAGGTGGCCTCCAGATCGGCGATGTAGGCCAGTCGGAATTTGAGAGATTTCGTCGCGGTGAGCGTGTCGAAGCACGCCATCACATCGTCGAAGGTCTGCTGCAGGCCCGGATAGCGCTTGATCAGTGCGTTGACATGCTTGCGGTGCGAGCTGGAGTGTTGCGCCTCCTGGCGCAAGAACGCGGTCGCCTCCGTTACCACAGCGGCGTCGGTCATCCGTGGTTTGGCCTCCTGCACCGCGGCCACGATCATCTGCTCGAAGCAGATGGCGATGATCGACGTGGCGTTCATGAAGAAGGAAAAGGCGGGGTTCTCCGGATGCCAAGCCCATGGGACGTCGTCGGTGAAGTCGAACTTCGGACGTCGCACCTCGAGATCAGTCACTGGTCCATTCCCGCGAAACATCATTATACAGAGTTACGTCTGGTGTAAGATCTGATTGTTGCGGCCTCATGAGGATGAGTCAAGGCCTCATGAGGCGCATAATCAGCCCCAGGTGGAGATCACCAGGGGCTGAATCCGCGTGGCGGCGTTAGCCGGTGACGGCGAGGACCGCTTTCGCCAGCTCGGGGCGGCAGACCACCACGTCCGGCAACTTCGGATCGGCCTGGTTGTAGCGCAGCGCCGACCCGTCGATGCGGGAGGTGTGCAAGCCGGCCGCACGCGCCACCGCGACGGGAGCGGCCGAGTCCCACTCGAACTGTCCGCCGGCGTGAACGTAGACATCCGACCGACCCTGGATCACAGATGCGACTTTGGCTCCGGCAGAACCCATTTCGACCAGTGTGCCGCCCAACGCGTCGCGGACTTCCAGAGCGATCGCCGGTGGACGAGTTCGTGATACGACGATGCGCGGCTTGGCCGGCGCGGCGGGCGGCGCGGCAACGTCGGGCGTCGCCAACGTGACGCCCTGGGCCGGCAGCGCCACGGCGCCGGCGACTAGCTCACCGGCCTGCCAGAGCGCGACATGCACCGCCCAGTCGTCGCGTCCGAGCTCGGAGAATTCCCGCGTGCCGTCCAGCGGGTCAACGATCCATACCCGCTCCGAGCGCAGCCGCACCGGGTCGTCGGCGCCCTCTTCGGACAGGACGGCATCCTGGGGCCGCTCGGCGCCGAGTGCTTGCATCAGAAAGTCGTGGGATCGCTTGTCCCCCGCTGCTTTCCGTTCGCTCGCGTCGACCTCGGCGAATTCCTCGCGGACCCCGAGCAACAGCTGCCCCGCCTCGGTGGCCAAACGCGCGGCCAGTGCGTGGTCATTCATCGGTTACTCCTAATCCGTCGCGAGAGTGTCAATACTTCCCTATGTTGGTAGCGTTGACCAAATTTACCGTGCCAAGGTGCTTGACGCAGCCGGCACCCCGCCATCGGCATCTGACATAACCTGGAGAACGTGAGCGGCAACGTCTTTGAAACGGGCGGGTTGCGGCACATTCCGCGGGGGCGGCTGACGGCGATCGGCATCGTCGTGGCCCTTCTACTGGTGGGTGTGCTGATCTTCGCCGGCGTGAAACTGACCCAGGGCCAGCAGAGCACGACGGCCCAGTCCATCAGCCAACCACCCGCCCCGCCGGACAGCTACGCCATTCCGGGCTGCTACAACCCGTCGGTCCAGCCGAGCCCGCGTCCGAAGAAGCTCACTGTCCTGGGATGTGCGGGTGTTGCCGTTGCGCTGCAAGACATGTCGTGGAGTTCGTGGGGACCGCAGGGCGCCGACGGCACCGGAACCGCCGTTTTCAAGTTGTGCGATCCGAATTGCGCCACCGGCGCCCAACTCACGGAACCGGTTGTCGTTCATGCGTGGAATGCGCAGAAGCCACGTCCCGATGCTATTTGCGTGGCCGGCCTCAAGATTTTCAGCGACATGATCCTGGCCTTCCCCAAGGACGTCCCGCCCCCCAACGCCCAACAGATCAATACTCAGTACCACGGAATGCCCGCGGTGCACTTCGTCAACTACTCGCCCAGCGATACCCGCCAGACCGAGTTCATCGGCTACACGTTCTGCAACTGAAACGTCTCTGGTACCGCAGACGCGCCGAACGTGCTCGCACTGCGGAAAAATCGGCAAAATCCCGCCGTCAGAGCACGTTCGGCAGAGCGAGAACTCGCTTAGACCTCGACGACGACGGCACCGCCCTGGCCACCGCCCGCGCACATCGCGGCAACACCGATGCCGCCACCGCGGCGAGCCAGCTCGTAGACCAGCGTCGTGACCATGCGCGCGCCCGAGGCGGCGATGGGGTGGCCGAGGCTGCAGCCACTACCGGAGAAGTTGACCTTTTCCTCGTCCAGGCCGTACTCCCGGCAGGCCGCGATCGGCACCGAGGCGAACGCCTCGTTGATCTCCCACAGCGCCACATCCGACGGCGACAAGCCGGCCCGCTGCAGCACCTTGCCGATGACCTTCACCGCGCCCAGACCGCAGTCCCGCGCCGGCACACCCGCGGCAGCCCACGCCTTCACCGTGCCCATCACGTTGAGCTTGTTGGCTTTGGCGTAGTCGCTGTCCACAAGCGCGACGGCCGCAGCGGCGTCGTTGGTGCCGCTGCTGTTGCCCGCGGTGATCGAGAAGCCTTCGATCTCCGGGTGCAGCACCTTCAGGCCGGCGAGCTTCTCGATGGTGGTGTCACGACGCGGGTGCTCGTCCACGGCGAACTCGGTGACCGAGCCGTCGAACTGGGTGATCTTCAGCGGCAAGATCTCGTCGGCGAACTTGCCGGCGTCCTGGGCCGCGATGGCGCGCTGGTGCGAACGGGCCGCCCAG from the Mycobacterium lentiflavum genome contains:
- a CDS encoding MalY/PatB family protein; its protein translation is MTVNPLEELTLGQLQLRTSMKWRAHPADVLPLWVAEMDVKLPPTVADALREAIDIGDTGYPSGTALAEAVGEFASRRWQWDDLEVTRTTIVPDVMLGIVETLRLITDPGDAVVVNSPVYAPFYAFVSHSGRRVIEAPLDPDGRIALDALEEAFTRARASGRKVAYLLCNPHNPTGTVHTVDELRGVADCARRSRVRVVADEIHAPVILAGSQFTPYLSVPGAEDAFALTSASKAWNLSGLKAALAIAGPEAAADLQRMPEEVSHGPSHLGVIAHAEAFRTGDDWLDALLQGLDANRTLLSDLVAQHLPQVEYQGTQGTYLAWLDCRRLGFTEDADDGLAVVADLSGPARWFLDHARVALSSGHVFGTGGAGHVRLNFATSQAILTEAVSRMGRALVDAQ
- a CDS encoding haloalkane dehalogenase; translated protein: MDVLRTPDSRFENLEGYPFVANYIEVAASDSPPVRMHFLDEGPADGPPIVLLHGEPTWSYLYRTMIPPLVDAGNRVLAPDLIGFGRSDKPSRIEDYTYLRHVEWVTAWFERLRLKEVTLFVQDWGSLIGLRIAAEQGERIARIVVANGFLPAVQRKPSPGFLAWRAFARYSPVLPAGRIVAAGTVRRVPPKVRAGYDAPFPDKTYQAGARAFPQLVPTSPDDPAVPANRAAWDALGRWEKPFLAIFGARDPILGQADRPLIKHVPGAAGQPHARIRASHFIQEDSGPELAERVLAWQKPLL
- a CDS encoding TetR/AcrR family transcriptional regulator produces the protein MGRKGWGGAPPADDEEARKRIIDAALRSMERRGPKHTSLSVIADDLGVTRPTVYRYFATLDELVTAASDVALGGWTARIADLTAGNGEPVELLVEAVAYLVEQLPNEPVLMMLLETDQSRLMSRQMVLGESIRRSRVILERTEIDWAALGYRGRDFDDLVEYLLRIIQSMVLVPSDPPRSAGQLRAVLRHWIGPVVKTPPARKKR
- a CDS encoding DUF1214 domain-containing protein, with translation MANPQSSAAWRELLTAFADFENLFLEGPKAVRGELAVAEGYEFLATMLGLSLDVTLFADPVAPRFHDVLTPFRRDRRWGGDNTDAYYSYVVIDPRRTYRISGTPNESVMYSVAVYNEPEPGAWPNRTIGVLHDEDMPLDEDRRFSCILGPERPRDYDGPFIALDEDAHGVLTRDYHEDPAHSRRVDWSIEVIYHGDLPVQPLKTDAAVAQSLRSALRYTQDMFAIVPLVLQERKPTELADGQNLSHNVLAPPYRAGAATHGYSMQNAVYSLGAYALEPGEALVITSHHPKCRFWNLTLWNQYMAAPDLEYGRGGINSGTAVPNRDGSITIVISREELDHPNAISTKDHPEGLMSFRWFHADDLPEQPAAAVVPISEAPRKPS
- a CDS encoding sulfotransferase family protein, whose protein sequence is MSDAIHITDLAKPTFTPEAQAIIDGMAAMADYCPLSTDALHEQATAQTGLTDFGEQDYRERMAVLLEAFHELPRLTPFGRTYAFSLMLTFLKGRLRVIDHLKRHPEIFDVRIEAPMVIAGLPRTGTTHLHSLLAADPALRSLPYWEAQEPLPAPGEEGTIEPRRQRTGDALTISNTLMPYFTLMHEMTTDHIHEDIGLMVQDFSSGFFTTLTHLPRWSDYLREHDQTPAYQFLRMMLQVLQHQDGYQRRWVLKSPQHLEQFIPILNVFPDATFIVTHRDPVDVAVSMATMMTYTMRMSVDEVDVHTVAEYWITRIDELLSACMRDHDRLPADRTIDVRFDEFMADDLAMAQRVWDTAGYSPSEESRKAVAQYVAGHERGRLGRVEYHPEDLELDKDELRRRFAPYVERFVKPAAASSA
- a CDS encoding metal-dependent hydrolase, giving the protein MTDLEVRRPKFDFTDDVPWAWHPENPAFSFFMNATSIIAICFEQMIVAAVQEAKPRMTDAAVVTEATAFLRQEAQHSSSHRKHVNALIKRYPGLQQTFDDVMACFDTLTATKSLKFRLAYIADLEATFTPSFKLMLDNEATLFRPGDDRVASLFLWHFVEEVEHRSSALVIYDAVVGDNWYRIRVLPAVVKHLLRVMAVIVDGVNVHVPLSDRKVDARMLLPAYGAWENLKSKLASGSRPVPSAFASVPRKQILVAAGRVLMSQTPYHKPEHEPLPKFADQWFERWKHGGDVVRWYTAVS
- a CDS encoding 3'(2'),5'-bisphosphate nucleotidase CysQ; its protein translation is MNDHALAARLATEAGQLLLGVREEFAEVDASERKAAGDKRSHDFLMQALGAERPQDAVLSEEGADDPVRLRSERVWIVDPLDGTREFSELGRDDWAVHVALWQAGELVAGAVALPAQGVTLATPDVAAPPAAPAKPRIVVSRTRPPAIALEVRDALGGTLVEMGSAGAKVASVIQGRSDVYVHAGGQFEWDSAAPVAVARAAGLHTSRIDGSALRYNQADPKLPDVVVCRPELAKAVLAVTG
- a CDS encoding thiolase family protein, yielding MGTPVIVGAVRTAIGRSFKGTLVNTPPETLITAVLPEAVRRSGVDPSDIDDIIFAESHYGGGDLARYAATATGLEHVPGQSVNRHCAGSLTAIGNASAQIGSGMERVLIAGGVQSLSMTPLTNWRIPGPELKFEERWMPPTHVETPDAPAKDMSITVGWNTAQSVGITREEMDAWAARSHQRAIAAQDAGKFADEILPLKITQFDGSVTEFAVDEHPRRDTTIEKLAGLKVLHPEIEGFSITAGNSSGTNDAAAAVALVDSDYAKANKLNVMGTVKAWAAAGVPARDCGLGAVKVIGKVLQRAGLSPSDVALWEINEAFASVPIAACREYGLDEEKVNFSGSGCSLGHPIAASGARMVTTLVYELARRGGGIGVAAMCAGGGQGGAVVVEV